The Clupea harengus chromosome 5, Ch_v2.0.2, whole genome shotgun sequence genomic sequence GGTCTGCTGgttaaaaaaatttaaataaaagaaTGAATCTGCTTGAGGCCGTATATATGAATTCCACATGCAACTCCTGCCTACTCCATATGCAAGATATTTGATATCTGATTTGACAACTCTATAAGGCTCCATATAAccccaggaaaaaaaaaagaacaaaaaactaaaatcagCATAGCCTACACCTCAACTACCAGAATGATATTAGCCGGGATAAATTCAGATGATCtgatttcacacaaacaaacaattagtTGGATTGCCTTGAGCACCATCCACTTCATCCTACATATTTTTCACAAAaaggtgaagaaaaaaaaagaaaaaaacaagcttCCAGTCAAATTCTACATGAGAGCTGATATTTGAGAAAAtgcttgttctgtgtgtgtcaatgtgtggcAAAGGACAATGTGAGTCATCTACAGATGTGGATGTGCTAAAGAATTCTTAGCAGGGATGTGCTAGCTTCAATGATGATCTATTCAGACAGTTGGGCTGTCAAACCGTCTTTGTTGAGCTTTGACGTCTCTATTTAAACAGAGACCGGAGTGGGATGGCTGGTCTGTGACAGCCCCTTGGTGTCCGCGACCTGGAGCTGGGCTGGGATCAGCTCATTCAATCCCTTTGGACCCCTCAGCCCCCAActcccccctcccaaaaaaaacctaCAGCTATGTTGGGATCAGGAGGGACAGCCAGCATCGAGAGGCACATTGTGCTGGAGGTCACTCTTGTTTTCAATAGGCAAGACAATGAAAAGATCAGTATGGCCAGTTAAATAGAGACCTGTCCATCACATTGCTATTTCgctgtttatttttaataaacatACTTGGCCACATCAGGGATACATCACAAGTGCATTCATATATCTAATATCTGAatatatatggcaaaaatgcCATTGATATAATTGATGGAATTAAGTTCTCGTCATGAAGAGATAGCCTCAGTTCCATTTACTGGGCAGAAACAATGTTACAATGAACAAAACAGGTAATCATCTTCACTTAACAGATATAGatacaacaacccccccccccccccccccaccactgaCAATAactacccacacaaacacctgtcCACTTATGCAAACGACCATAAATCTTGCGTCTGCTCTTTCATTCAAAGTGCTGGCTCAACCAGTGACTCCCAAACTTCTCATGGCAGTCCCCTTTTGACAAATGTACCCCTGAccccccagcaccaccaccatgcAAAGACTGAGACACTCACATATTACCCCCAATTTAACTTGGACTAGAAAACAGATGCCCATCAACTGTTGCATAACTTTTCTTAAACACTGATTctacattttaattaaattaatttttgtatttaattgaattaaatcacattattttatttgatcaaaGCTCGTTAAAAACATTTATGCATTTTAACTTTTCACAGGTGCATGTtcgttgtattaataattaggctagctatcccttctaacatatgggccctgaccatattatacacacacacacacacatatatatatatatatgagtatatatttataggctataaacaCATCACCAAATAGATAAGTTATGGGCTACTATGCTGGCAGAACACTGACATACAAAATTTGACCTATAGTTGGTTGTTTTTCTCAACAACAAAATTGTACCCGCCACCCGCGTCCCCTTGCTGTAAGTACGCGCCCCTGGGGGGCCCGACCCACACTTTGAGAGCCACTGAGCTATACACCAAAAGCATGCCTGATGTTCTACCACTGACATTAAGTTCCCGGAGAGTTAAGATCATCCATTTTCTTCAGACCTCCATGCGGACATACACATTTAGAcaagatgcagtgtgtgtgacctcacgCTATCATATTACTTTAAACATATTAGGCCTCTGAAAGTGAAGTGTCAAAACATTACACTACCGTCAAACGTGATTCCCGATCTGAAAGGGGAATGCTACCGTAGAGTTTACACGCAAACAAGTTTGGGGACTTCGGAGGTAGCCTACACATCAACACTAATATGCGCGGAACAATGACTAAAACTGAACCGCTATAGGGCTTCAGCATGTCATGCTTGCAAACTGATAACTAAAAAAAGCATTTTCTTTGTTCAAATTGTAGGTTACACAAACTGATTGGTTAAAGTAGACATAACTGACCACTCTTTTAAACTATCACGGTTTCTCTGCTTTCCAGTCTTTAAGACGTTAAAATCAATTTAAACCCCTGTCTCCAATATGCCAACACATTTTAACTATTTCAAGTGTGGTAGATACTCTATATACTATTTTTACGTGCCCAATCCATTTAAAATGAACCACTGCAATGTCAAAAGACTAGCTGCCATTTATTTATTGCTCATGCACAATGGAAGTAACATTGCTGACTAACACCAAGATAGCCCAATGCAAGTTATGTAACTTAGGGAGTTGGTACATGGTGTGTATTATAATGACCCTTTGACAATGATAGTCGAAATAAAGTTCTAATAACGTTAACTTACTGTCTTTGATCAGACCCTTCActgaaactgaaataaaaacaacttCGGACTCGTCTGAAGGACTTGACGTTATGCAATAACGTTACACCCTAACATCACTGCAATGTCAAAATTTGGAGATGCACATATCGAGGATGCTGTAAAGGCAGTTATGAGTATTTTATAAAGACAAGGTTGTAGGTGGATTCAATCCTGTAAAAACGCAATGTTCGGCTACACGCTAGCAAGATTAAGCCAATGCATTTCAGACATTCGCGCCGATTATCCAACTTTCATGCCGGAagataaaggagagaggaaCATATCGATTGTTCAAAAACAATTTAGTAATTTACATTGTTTATTAAAATGCAACATAGCTGGACAACACTGACTCGAGTGCGGCTGAATCGGCACATGCTAAAAACGCCTGTAACCAAGTCAAGTTACGGAAACGTCATAGCTTGAGCAATATAGCTAGCAAGCAATAAGGGCGCTTGCACTCAACCGAGCCCAAGTCATCTTTTTTGGAGACGGGAAAAAAGATGCAGACAGCACTAAATGGTTTGCTAATGTCTTATCCTGTAAGTACATATAATGTAACATGTAAATATTTGGTAACAAAATGCGTGTCTTACCAGTAAGGAGTTTTTCAAGTCGGTTTTTGATGCAGTGTCTTTTTCCGCCTAGCCGTCCACGACCTCATTCCAATATGGCACAAACTGCCACTGCGCATGTTCTGCCGCCTAGCTTCACATCCACGTTCTAAGCCTGGGTAGCAGATATTGTCGGCTTTCAGCGAATAAAAAAGGACTTGTCACGTCAATGGAAAATAAGGAATTCTATATGTAAAACAATTCTTACAACAGAAAGAATTTGCAACATTCTCAAAGCAGTCAAACAAACTGTTCATATTACATTGAAACTGATTAGGTTGTCGTctatttttagatattttaAGGCTGCCAATTAAATCCAACTCTAATCGTTGAACGAACCTGTTTGGTCACTGCTTAGTCATATACTTCTCTTTTTTAACGCAGTATAAATAAGTTAGATGCTGGACTTGCaaaacgagagaaaaaaaaaattcagttaaTCGGCTGGGACATCAAACTATGTTTCCTTTCTCCCTTTGTCCGATGCCATTATTTATTAGCCTATGACTGCCATACATACGCTACAACTACTAGTATGTGCAGAATTACGCCGCAGTGTGGGAAGCCTCGCCAAGTCTGATCAGTTATTTTACCCTTATGTTTCCCAGAAACATCTAACGTAGAGAGCATATTTCCATTGCCTATAACAGTCGACGAATTCATTCATGTCTGTCAGTTAAACTAGACGAAAGAAATATGGGCTACTTGAATGTAAAGGCTGTAGTCCTGGATGTTGTGGCGGCATAGCTTTTTCAACGCATTTCTTATGTGTATTCTGCAACCTTCGACTCAGTTCAACTGGGTCACATATTTCAGGCATAGCTGGGTTGCGTTCTATGTGCCATAGAATATGCAGTTGTattaatgtgtatgttttttaaaCAATGACCACCAATGGAATAGGCTACCCCCGTCAGTTAGGAGTTTATTGTGAACTCCTCGTGATCGTGACCAACGGACGAAATCGTAGCCTGCTGTTAACCATCATACATTTAAAAAGGTCGTGTTGTAGACCTGAGAGTTTGACACGCCGAGGATTTTCGCAGGCTACACCTAGACCCATTTTGCATCAACTGAAAGGCGGAGTTGTTTTAAGCCATTCACTTAAAAAACGAAGCTATTGCAACAAAGACAAATGTGGGCGAGTGTCTGGAATATTCTATACAATAGCCTAGCCCACGTCTTAAATTAGAGCCTCATATTTTTGACTCGTTTCTTTTTAAGGTGGTAGGCTTTACCAATGCGTTTGTCATTACTTTGTGTGCTGAATGTTAATCGACGGCAACCACTgggatttttgttgttgttgttcacatTTTCAGTGGTATGTAAGCATGTTTCCAGCCATTTAAACCAAATAATTTTGGTCCTTAATCACACGCAATggctaaaaacaaacacataaactacTAGTGACATGTGTTTCGTTCAATGCAGATTTTGGAAAAATGATTTAACAAAGGCCTAAGCATTATAGTGTAGGATTTTAGACATTTGAGTAGTTCTGTATACGGTTGAAGTTCCTCATACAGGCGGACTCGGTGTTGACCACGCTTCAGCATTCCTTCGTTAGGGAAAAACTTGTACCTTCACCCACCGCGCGCTTGGCCAAGGAGCAGCGAGCAGAGGATATCCGACCAAATTATTCTATACATGCAAGTTTCTCACTGGTCGCTAGATGGCAAGCTCATGGCTAATTTCCTAGAGTGAACCAGATATAAATTTGGCATGAATTGGGTGTATTCAACACAGCCACGATGGTTTCGAGAgttaaatgcctttatttgtcTTGGGACATGAGATTTGATGACAGTAAAAAAGAAGATCCTTCTAGCCTCCCAATAATGAGGATTGAgcaatatacatatatttttatatacaaAATCTTTTTTGTTAAAATGCCAACATTCAAGTAAaattacatacatatattttaaCTACTTTATCCAGAGGAGAACATCCCATTACACCCATAGGTACCATTTCAGTAATACCATTCAGTTATGTGGAGTATGACTACATGTAGCACTCAAAGATATGTGCTGGTATGGCCACACAAAGGGGTAATTTATGTGAAAGCATTAGTGCAACACCCAGTCCCAATTTGTATGGGGTACCACAAGAGGACTGGTGTGAACTTCAATTACTCCATAAAAATTTGCACAGTTCAGAGTATTAAAAGTTCATTTGTGTTAATTTGTTCTCTAGAACATTTCTCGTAGATTCAGGAGGTATACAAAGGTCATTTAAAAGAGGTAAGGCCGAAGTGTATCCTCAGACATCCAAGGATGAGAAACTAAACACCAATCTGGAGTTAAAAGATAAATATGAGAGACGGTCCCTTTTCTGAAGTCTTATGTCAATGCTTCTCAGTCAATGAAGGAAttgtttgtgtaagagtgtttgtgggtatatgaatgtgtgtgtgtttgtgggtatatgaatgtgtgtgtgtcacaccgtATTTCAGATATTTCCACTGATTACAGTTTTGATCACAAGAGGAACACACCATTTGCTGATTCAATCCTTTGGAGTACTTCAAATGTAACACTGGCTTTATTCCTACCCTTTGCTAAAAATcatgcacccccccctcccccttcttctATTGCTTCTTATCCAGAATGTGCTCCAACTTGGGGTTGATAAAGGAGAAGCCTTTGAAAGCTGTCTGATCCATGGAGTCAATGAGGGTTTTGTCGCAGTGGGACAGTTTGGGCTTCTCACTGAGGAACTCCCTGTCGAAGTTGCTGCAGTCGCTGGGTGATTTCTGTTGATGGCAGGAGGAGAGGTGTCAGTTTGGGGGAAGAGATACGGTAAGATAGACCTTAACATGGAGACGTGACTGGTCTGCTGTACACGAAATGGTGTGGGAATGGGTAGATCAGTCCCAGAATAATGGTGTCAATGATAAGACACAGCAGTGAgtcagatataaaaaaaaaaacagtaagtgAACTATTAAGAATCACTCTGAGTGAAAATCATATTAGCCTAGCAAAAGGTATTGTAAAATTGGATgacaacatttacaaaattaAGTCTATCATATGTCAAATAAAAGTGCTTTTACAAATAAACCAGAATACACACTTCCACTTAATATTATTCAGTGGCAAAATCTCTGGCAATTTCTGAAAATGCTAAATAAAACAAGCCACAAGTTGAAATGAAAAGCAAAATGCTCATACCACTTTAGGCTTGAATGGTGGGGAGACTTCTCTTTTCTCAAGGGCCGGCCAGTTGATGGTCTTGAAAAAGGAATGACCCCGAATGTTTCCCACAATGCCAAGCCGACGGGTTGGATCACGCTCAAACAGCTGGGAGACAAGTCAAGAGTGTCAGATAAGGCAGTGACTGGAAATGTCACAAGAACTCGTGTGGGTGAAAGAAACCATAATTAGAGTACAAcaattttctctgtctctaaatATACATCTTCTTAAACCCTCACagtattcatttaaaaagttgCCCTTTGTTCAATGGAAGCTTGGGAATCAAAGAATATTGCTGATTTCACCCATTAGCCAGTCAATGCACTAGTTAGTAGATTGGGAACTGTTGTACTATCCCACTATCTAGTCGATCAATCAATAACTACCACATACTGCAGAGGGACTAGGAGTAAAGACAAATgtgcatatatacagtacactaAATACTGCAACACCTTCTTATTATTCCTTCAAGCATGGCAATATGGTCTGCTATACATCATTAAGTCACATACTTAAAATGCCTCTCTGACAGAGAAGGACACACTGAGAAGCTGGTTGTTCTAAAATGACCACATAGATAAGATAAAACTTTGTACCAAGAAGCAGATACGTAAAATGTTCCATTCACAGTTTATACTTAAAACACCTACAACACCATTTGTTAACAAACAATAATAAGATTTGCCACAATTAAAACCCTTTTTCTTGAAAAGAAAGCTTCCGAAAAGAAGTGTTTACCAAACATTCATTCAAGCAAATAAGGTTTACCTTCTCCAGTAAGTCTTTAGCTTCTTTAGTGATCCACCGAGGATAGTGTGGCACATCCATCCGGATTGATTCAAAGAGCTCATCCTCGTCATCGCCTTGGAAGGGCGACTGACCAATCAGCATCTCATACAGTAGCACGCCGAATGACCACCAGTCCACTGAGAAGGAGTACCTCTGGCCCAGCAGGATCTGTCAGGCAGCAGAGGTGCAGGCCATTAATGACAGACATGTGATCTCATTACGAAACAGTGATGACAGCCTTTTAATTGCTTCAGCTACATTATTCATAGGAGGTAATCAAAGTAACTAATTTCACAAAGAGACCTCCTGTAGCGGTGTTTTTGTTATTGGTACTttcaacattcattttgtgaaatttgtgtgaaaattaaaaaaaaactaaaacatggAAACCAGACAGGCAAAATGCTGCTTTCTCACACAACAGATAGATAACAATAGATGGCATGCTTTATGTACCTCAGGTGCAATGTAGTCTGGTGTTCCACAGAATGTAGTGGCACGGTTTTCTCCAATCATGTTCTCTTTGCACATGCCAAAGTCTGCAATTTTGACATGCCCCTCTTTGTCCAACATTACATTATCTAGCTTCAGAtctctggggggaaaaaaatgaagggaTGGTAAAAATGAAAAGTTGTTTTCATGACAGCAATAATAAAATCACTCTGCGTTTCTTTTCAACAATGGCACCGCACGTCCAGCCCCTGGAGTAGCTATGTGGATTGACAGCCAAACAGTATGAGCCACTGAACATTGAGACTGCTCTACACAAACAGCAGTGCTTAGCAAAACCCCTGACTAGCTAGCAGCCTGTGACCAGAGGAACAAGCAGTCATTCCCCCTCTTATGCGGTATTCGACGCAGGAAGCTGCATTTTGCACTTCTGTGGGTTTTTAGATGGTGGTGTACGTTTCCTGTAAGACCGGCGCTATCACACATACAAAGGCGGGCTTCAGACAGCTCACAGATCTTTGATTTTACAACATAAAAGTCTGCCACGCTCCTTCTACATGGGTATGTCAGCAAGTGGGATTAAGATGCCAACCTGTAAATGATTCCTCTGGAGTGGAGGAACTGCAGTCCACAGATGATCTCTGCAGAATagaacctgtatgtgtgtgaaggaaggAAGGCGGCATTAAAAATAGAATTACAGATCACCAGACAAATACTGCAGGCTTTCAGTGATTCCGGAATTACTACATTTCTTATAGCTAGGGAATCTATTTTGAGATGCAGGCATAGAGCTTTAAAGCCCTTCACAAAACTCCTCCTTTTGAAAGCATTATTGTGCAGAATGCTGTATAGAGATGGCCAGAAGTGGCAGGTGTCTGTGGGAGTAGGGCTTGCATTAAGGTGACAGGGAAGAGCAATGCGAGGAAAATAAATGTCCAGGCTAGAGGTGGTAGCGGCAGAGGGAAATTGCTTaagggtatatatatatatatatatatgacagtACTCACGTAGCTCTGTACAGGTCAAAGCGCCCTTTATCCTGTATGTGAAACATGAGGTCTCCACCATTCAGGTACTCCATTACAAAGAATAAGTGTTCCTGTTGGCAAAaagaaccacaaacacacacacacaggcacttttTTAATATACTTCTTCTTATTAATACCTTTTATACTCTGACCACATTTCATCTTCCAAAATTCCTATTACTCATTCATCACGCCTAATCATACATCTACTCTCCATTGTCAGCTGTGTAATGAAGTGCACTGAAGACACGCTGTGTAAAATTAGAAAAACAAGGCTGTTCATTTGTGAGATTTGTGTGGCTACAAAACATTTCAACTATGAATCAGAACACTAGGATGTATGAAAAACAATAGCCTAGTTTAACTATGGGTTCAACTGCGGGGATGGGCGACTGCATGACTTGCCTGTCGTGATTGCTTTAATAAAGCTTATGGAATCCTAAGAGGATCAGAGATCATTCAGAAAAATAACTGAAGGAAAGAATCAGTAGACAAAAGGCAAGAAGTAACAGATAAAAGTTTGACTCATTAACCCTCTTTGCTCACAATAGTAAATATATGATGCAAGGATTTTCTAGGATACATTTTGTGGACTCTACTCTGGCCTGTAGTGTAtagtttatgtttttttgtccCTTAAATGGATGTTGCCACTAGTCAATCCTGGGGGTGTTGGCTCATCACAATCCAGTCATACTGTTCCAAAAGAGGCACCATCTTGTTTGTGTGAAATCGCTGTGGTAAATGTTCTTACCTTGGTATGGAAGGTGGAGTAGAGATGTGTGAGGAAGGGGTTATCCCAGGCGAGTGCAAGAACCCTCTTCTCCACCATAGTGCATTCAACGTCATCATCCATCAAGACCACATCCTTCTTCAGGGCTTTCACTGCAAAGTACTCCCCTTTGCCCTTCAGTTCAGCCAACATCACCTACATGGGCACATCGGACAATGAGGCATTTAGTGCCTGCAGAGAGGGACTTCTGGCCTTCAGGTGGGACGTGTTGGTCACCACAGCGTAATGACTCACCTTGCCAAAGCTGCCTTTGCCCAGCACCTTGTGGAACACAAAGTTGTCTATGGAGACACGGGTCTGGTGGATGATGGCTGAGCCCGGTGTGGCGGCAGGAGTGGAGCCAAACGAAGcagctgaggaaaaaaaaaacaaagtaaaaGAAAATGATTGTTTGCcccatataataatataatataataaatatgtGCTTCATAACCATTTATGATGGCCTATTTTCCCCAGACAATATCTGTTTGTGAATATGTAGGTAAATGACAGACCACAGACGGTATTCTCACCACTAGGGTCTGCTGTAGGGCCTTTGGGAATGTCCTGGTAGATTCCTATATCTACCACAGACGGGTCAGACCGCCTTGTGGATGATTtctggaaaagaaagaaaatgtatgtCATAACAAGCAGTATTACATCTCCCAAAAGAGTGTTTTATGATGTGTGCACAGTCTTTAATGCTGCTTTGTTAGTGAGATGTGGTGTGTTATTGTTGCCTACCATGCTAACTTGTGTGAGTGCCTCAGCCAGCAGTTTCTGGTTGATGCCACAGAGGTTGGCAACTTTGCCCTGGCACTTGCGATGGACGTTCATCGCACAATCTTAGAAtgaagaagaacacacacaacaaaataataaatactaaagaatacacacagtgaaaggAAGAATAAAATAGaacgaaaacaacaaacaggagAGACTGTTGAACAACCCTACCTTCACATTTAAGGCCTTGCCTGACCATCCCCCAGAGCAGGCTGCCACAGTGGTCACAGAAGGTGGGGCTCATGTAGTTATGCATCTTGAAGCGGTGCGGCATGTCAATCTTGAAGCGCTCCTTCTGgaactgcagacacacacagcaaccatcATCGCTCACCATCCACATGGGCTCCAGCTTCAGGGCTGGCCATTGCCAGCAGCGCACCCCTACCCTGAGCCTCCTCATGTGGGCCGGCACACCTGGGAGCCTGGTGGGTGGGGCTCCTCCTGGAGAACTGTGAGTGTGAAGTATgtctcctcacctccctcccctcaTTAGCACTGCACCCTGACCCTCACAGACGCCTGGATCAGTATCTCAGAGACCACTGTGAAGAAGTTGGTCTTTGATACACACCAGCAGATGGATCCCATCCAGCAAAGATAGAGGGATGAGGACACACCCTAACAGCGTTCCTTTTCCAGCTCTGACTCCAACACAGAACAAATCACTAAGGAGTGAGGTTTTTTTCTATGGCTGCCATGTTGCTCTGTTGAAACAATACTGCAATATAGGTCCTActgaactgactgactgactggctggtgAGTTTTGCTCTCTGCCTGCATTACTTGCCCCTTGGAACTTTACACTGTTTGTGGTGCTTAAAGTGCTGAAATGATCTCATCCTTTTAAGGCAGAGTGGAGATATCTTGTAATCCTCCTTCTTAAAGGCGTGATCTCTGTGGCTCTGACGCAATCACCTTCACTCCGGGAGTTTTCCATAATAGAAAGACCAGCTTCTACATTGATCAAGAGAGGGACAGGCAATAgggcatgcacatacatgctGTGTTGGACCAATGGGGGGGGTTTCTGATACGTGTCCGATGTGATGCTGAAACACATGCGAGGCTAATAGCTGAGTTTGTGAGGTTACGCTTACCATTGTGTCACGACTGTTGGCTGCTGTTCCCGTGCATCGGCCGATGATAATATCGATGCATTTCTTGTGGATGGCTGCATTGCATTCTGAAAAATGAAAGCACTCGAGTCAGTCGGGACAAATGAGAGCAATTTTTTGAATTACAGGATAATCAACGCCAGCATTTCCAAGTGTTGCTTAGAATGGATTCAAGGGGTGTGTTTACTGAGACTGGCACTTACGTCTGCACTTGTATCCTTGTTTATTGAGtcccctgtaaaaaaaaaaaaaaaagacacaaaatatTTGAGATAAATTGGGTATTTCCATGGGCGTATACACCAGTGGGAATAACAATGACATTGATAGTGATAGTGGTCTCCAAAGAGAGCAATCTCACACCCCCAAAGCTAGCTACTGTTGTCCAAGAGCAAGGCCAGAGGTGGCAGGAGACAGGGGGCTCACCAGACAAACTCccgacacacagagcagaaggTGGGCTGTTTGAAGAAGGTGGCCGTGAACTCATGGTTCTTGATGACGTGGACCTTGGGCTGCTTGATGGCTCCACGCCGTCTGTTCAGGGTCATCGCcccatccacctcctcctccttctccttcactgACAGCTTGGGACCTGGGGGGTGGAGGCAAATGGGACAGAGCGGTTTAGAAGCTGACATGGTAATGGATCATGGCAACATTTCAGTCAAACTGTTGTGCTTTTGTTAAATTCTTTCCACTTAGTTATGTTCATGACTGGCAAGGCTAATATAAAATCTCTGGCATTAAATGTAATTAAACGTCAACCGGAGAATATTGCAGTTAAATGAACAATATGAAGGAATTAGGATATTTCTAGAGGATGAGACTTAGAAATTGGGTGAAAACATCCAAGGCATCAACACAATCCATAAGTCCGTGGAAGTGTACAGCATGTCTGAGGCAACAAGCTACTGTATGCTTGTCagtgagtatgaatgtgtgtgtgtgtatttgtggtggTGGCTAGTCACAGGTGATCAGTATAGCATGAGGATCCTGGGGATCAACACTGCACAAGTATTAGTTCAGGACTGAGGGGTTTCTCTCATTCTTATTGAccacccaacacaaacacaaaagaacagGAGTCCACTGGGTTTGCCAACTACACATTGtgcctgggggaggggggggactgGGTGAGAGGTCAGAAACTGGACATGAGATAAAAGAACAGAGACTAGATGTAATGCATAGCTGTGCGTAATATGACCGCCGCGTTAAGTGAGAGAATAaacaagaattaagtgaaataagaTATTTTCCGTTCAAAGAAAAGTGGTTTATCT encodes the following:
- the prkcdb gene encoding protein kinase C, delta b; the protein is MAPFLRIAFNAFDLGALPQMTEAPFCAIKMKESLTTERGITLVQRKPTMYPAWKASFDAHIHEGRVLQVVLMKTAEEPLSEATVGVSVLAERCKKGNGRSEFWVDMQPSGKVLMAVQFFVEDQDSKCQDIGPKLSVKEKEEEVDGAMTLNRRRGAIKQPKVHVIKNHEFTATFFKQPTFCSVCREFVWGLNKQGYKCRQCNAAIHKKCIDIIIGRCTGTAANSRDTMFQKERFKIDMPHRFKMHNYMSPTFCDHCGSLLWGMVRQGLKCEDCAMNVHRKCQGKVANLCGINQKLLAEALTQVSMKSSTRRSDPSVVDIGIYQDIPKGPTADPSAASFGSTPAATPGSAIIHQTRVSIDNFVFHKVLGKGSFGKVMLAELKGKGEYFAVKALKKDVVLMDDDVECTMVEKRVLALAWDNPFLTHLYSTFHTKEHLFFVMEYLNGGDLMFHIQDKGRFDLYRATFYSAEIICGLQFLHSRGIIYRDLKLDNVMLDKEGHVKIADFGMCKENMIGENRATTFCGTPDYIAPEILLGQRYSFSVDWWSFGVLLYEMLIGQSPFQGDDEDELFESIRMDVPHYPRWITKEAKDLLEKLFERDPTRRLGIVGNIRGHSFFKTINWPALEKREVSPPFKPKVKSPSDCSNFDREFLSEKPKLSHCDKTLIDSMDQTAFKGFSFINPKLEHILDKKQ